The following coding sequences lie in one Capsicum annuum cultivar UCD-10X-F1 chromosome 5, UCD10Xv1.1, whole genome shotgun sequence genomic window:
- the LOC107871481 gene encoding mRNA-decapping enzyme subunit 2: MSGLHRSSSAPSKNGLPPQELLDDLCSRFVLNVPKEDQQSFERILFLVEYAHWFYEDNSVEKNPSLKSFTLKEFTSLMFNSCDVLKPYVPHIDDIFKDFTSYKVRVPVTGAIILDETFERCLLVKGWKGSSWSFPRGKKNKDEEDHACAVREVLEETGFDVSKLLQKDQFIEITFGEQRVRLYIIAGVKEDTSFAPQTKKEISEIAWQRLDELQSASNDVISRGMTGLKLYMVSPFLASLKSWISLHQPAVAPRFDRPSRGLSVWNAKNSSIGSSSGPGKSFRNFRFDTAPIYRAMEAGFSS, encoded by the exons TCGGTTTGTTTTGAACGTGCCAAAAGAAGATCAGCAATCATTTGAGAGGATTTTGTTTCTTGTGGAGTACGCGCATTGGTTTTATGAAGATAATTCTGTAGAAAAAAATCCGTCATTGAAGTCTTTCACTCTCAAGGAATTTACCTCCTTAA TGTTCAACAGTTGTGATGTTTTAAAACCATATGTTCCTCATATAGACGACATATTCAAGGACTTTACCTCTTACAAGGTTCGAGTTCCTGTAACTGGGGCCATCATCCTTGATGAGACTTTTGAACGG TGCTTGCTAGTAAAGGGATGGAAGGGTTCAAGTTGGAGTTTTCCACGTGGGAAAAAGAACAAGGATGAAGAGGACCACGCTTGTGCAGTTAGAGAA GTCTTGGAGGAAACAGGATTTGATGTCTCGAAACTTCTTCAGAAAGATCAATTCATTGAAATAACTTTTGGAGAGCAAAGAGTGCGGCTCTACATAATAGCTGGAGTGAAAGAGGATACATCATTTGCCCCACAAACCAAAAAAGAAATCAGT GAAATAGCATGGCAGAGACTGGATGAACTTCAATCAGCAAGTAACGATGTCATATCTCGTGGGATGACCGGACTCAAGCTCTACATGGTCTCTCCATTTTTAGC ATCTTTGAAATCATGGATTTCACTACATCAGCCTGCTGTGGCGCCTAGATTTGATAGACCTTCAAGAG GATTAAGTGTGTGGAACGCAAAAAATAGTTCCATCGGAAGCAGCTCAGGTCCTGGCAAAAGTTTCAGAAACTTCCGGTTTGACACTGCTCCAATATATCGTGCAATGGAAGCTGGCTTCTCTTCTTGA